Part of the Anopheles coluzzii chromosome 3, AcolN3, whole genome shotgun sequence genome is shown below.
GTGTGTTCACTGACCTGAAAAGATTGTCCGAAATTAGCAGCGTTTCAATTGCCTGAGCGTCAGCTGCCTTGCAGACGTGCTTTTTGCCGTAAAACGCCTTTGCCGGTTCGAGCTGTAGCGTGGTGTAGAAAGTTTCCAGCGCTTTCACCTCACCGGCCGCCTTGGTGTCGGACATTTTAGCGATTACGGCCGGATCTTGTAGGACCtctgaaataataaaaaagaattgcTACATGAAACTATTGCTCGGCGGGACCATTTTGGGGATCAATCGATACATACCTTTGAGAGAATGCTTGAATCCTGAGGACGAATGAACCAGCATAAATTTACTTTTATTATCTATCAGCACCTGGAAGTGTaagaaaaatgtgtgtttaaAATCCACATCCCACATTATTAAATCTCGCGCAATGCGCACCTTGTTGTCAGTCTTTACAGCCTGTTGGAACATATACTCGTAGAACTGATCCTTCACGAAGCCGGGCGACGCGATCAGCACACACTTGACCACGTCGAAGTTAACGTGCCGCATGATTCCCTGCATCACCGCCTCGTAGAATTTGTTCAGGCCCTTCTCGTGCTGCTGCACGTAGCCCTTGCGTTTGCGCGGGATCGCCACATCGATCTTGCTCCGCACCAGCGTCATGCTGGACGTGATCAGGCAGACGTGCGCCAGCCCGTCCTGCATGATGACGGCCGCCACATCGGCATTCTGCGTGACGTCACACGCCATCTCGATGCGTTCCAGCGCGATCGAGTCCCACTCCGGCTTGGTGAGCGTGAAGGCACGGTTCACCTCCAGATCGATCGTGTGATAGGCGCCCATCTGGAGTGGGAAGGAGACGCAAAGGAGTCGTTCGAATTGAAAATAATGCTTGCTGGACTTGTATGAAGTGCCATTTTACCTTTACGAATTGGTTCTCCTCAATGTTGCGGCCTTTGAGGCGCAGCACTTGAGCCTGCGTGTCGAAATCTATCGTCTCGACGCTAATTGTGAGTGTCGTGCGAAcgcggctgctgctggatgacCCCGTGGAGGATTCATTTTGTACCTGTTGGAAGGAAAAGGAACTCCCTTGATTAGAGTGTGGCTTTCATTTAAGCAACGCTTACTTGATCGTTTCTACATACCTTCCGGATCGTGCTGCTGCGGACTTGGTCGCCTTCTGCGATTAGATTGTACGCATGCCACATATCCTCCGGATCTTCGGGCACCAGGACAACACTCCTGTTTGGGCGAAGGCGAACGGGAAACAACAATAAATATAACATCCGCCACATATTTTCTCTCATCACTTCTCGCTCCTTTGGCATGATACCTACCCATCGCCCGTTTTGTCGACGTTCTTGCGGATCAGCTTCATCGTGGCAGATGCCAGGGGCACTGTGAGCTGTCTCTCGGCTTACTTGTTCGGAagcaggaaggaaaggaggcaGGTTTTAATTACCACTTAGACACATGAAACGGTCACAAACGGTGCGGGCGGTACGTTTTCCTGGGCAAAGTTCTGAACATTTTTGCCGGTTAATTTGTTTCCCTAATCGCATCGAAATCGCACGTCGTCCGGACCCGCAAGTGTTTCCACGTTCGAAAATATTTGCTGTTTTGGTTAAAATGTCACTGGCGGGCTGACTGGCGAAAATATGGGCCACAGATGGCGCGAAGTTTCCCTTGACAGCTTGTTTGTGTGGGGTTGGTTTGGTAGAGAGCGAACCTTTTTGGGGTTTCTGAAAAAAAATGTACGTTGCAAGacatttggtttgtttgggaAAATGATTCTGAAttccttttttatgaaaaataaagccTAAAATTGAGGAAATTAAACGGAATTCAAGTGAATGTATCGAACGTATTGAGAGCACGCCGTGTGGTCGAGGTTGTTTGGAACATTAGCATCTCTCAAACAGCAGCGTGGATGACAAAATCAAATAAGcaataaatgaactaaattcagTAAAAAATCACTTTAACTCAAGTTTATTTTGGCTttaaaacgtgatattcgacttgcgcgaaaatccgagttacgcgaatgtctccagaacgcattattcgcgtaactctgGGAAAGATTGTAATTGCACTTTGAAACGAGCACCGTCGGCAAGTAAAGGAAGggtagagaaaatgagcgagatgcagcgaTAATCGAACGTCAAAATCCTCTCCATGTTGTACGGGTGGCCATTTAAATTCCCCTCTTGGCTGTCAACgcgtgttgtttacatttggcTGCGTATGTGTTGCTTCTTCTCGGCCCTTTGCTGCAAATCCTTGCTGCTTTCGCATCCCCGTGTGGATGCTTTGCCCTGGCCCtggagaggagagagagaaaaagaaaagaaaaataaaac
Proteins encoded:
- the LOC120955059 gene encoding protein pelota encodes the protein MKLIRKNVDKTGDGSVVLVPEDPEDMWHAYNLIAEGDQVRSSTIRKVQNESSTGSSSSSRVRTTLTISVETIDFDTQAQVLRLKGRNIEENQFVKMGAYHTIDLEVNRAFTLTKPEWDSIALERIEMACDVTQNADVAAVIMQDGLAHVCLITSSMTLVRSKIDVAIPRKRKGYVQQHEKGLNKFYEAVMQGIMRHVNFDVVKCVLIASPGFVKDQFYEYMFQQAVKTDNKVLIDNKSKFMLVHSSSGFKHSLKEVLQDPAVIAKMSDTKAAGEVKALETFYTTLQLEPAKAFYGKKHVCKAADAQAIETLLISDNLFRCQDLATRKEYVQLVESVRDSGGEVKIFSSMHVSGEQLAQLTGVAAILRFPMPELEDSGNEGSDGSESD